Part of the Phycisphaerae bacterium genome, TCGCGGCCTTGGCGACTTCTTCGGACCGTCGGCTACGGTGAACAAAGCTGATCGTGCTCACTCGCTCTTTGCCGGTTGAGGCGGGTCCAACGAATCGCACGGCCGGCTTCGTTCGCAGGAATGCGACCACGCGCTCCAGCAGTGCAGCCTCGAGGTCGGTGATGTGTGCGTAGGCCGCATCGATCGCCCTTCGGTAAGGTAGTCGGTCCGGATCCGCGCCGGCCATCGCCGCCAGATACGGCCAGAGTGCAAGTATCCCCGCGCAGCCTTCGTGCGACGGTCCGCCCGGCTCGAACTTGTAAGGCACGGCATCGTGGGGGATAAAGAAGTGGTTCGGTCCGTCCACGTCGGCAAAGGCCTCGTGCGATCCGTACATCGCGGCCATATGCGGCCCGAAGACCTTATAGGTCGAGTAGACGTACCAGTCCGCCCGCAGGCCGGATACGTCCATTGCCCGATGGGGTGCATACGCTACGGCGTCAATCACGACACGGGCGCCCGCATTGTGGGCCAGCCGGATGAACGCCGCCGCGTCCTCGATCCGGCCCAGGAGATTCGAAGCGTGTGGAAATGCCACGATGCGGGTTCGATCGGACAGAAGGGCGGCCAAGCTTTCCGGAGTCAGTCGCTGGTCCTCGTCCTCAAAGCGCCAGGGCAGAACGCGAAATCCGCGCTCCGCCAGCCGATACCACGGACCGGCATTCGCCTCGTGCGCGGTTTCCGCCACGATGATTTCGTTTCGGACGCCGGCTCCGGCGTTCGCGTAACAGTCTGCAAGCATGGCGCACAGGACCGTGGTCGACGACCCGAAGGCTACTTTGCCCTTGCCCTGCACATTCATGAACAACTCCACGAAGGCATGGGCTCGCTCGACTGTCTCCGTGGAACGGCGTGAGATTTCGTAGTCGGCGCCCACCTGCGTGTAGGTCGTGAGCATGTAGTTTCGCACGGCATCAGCGACCTGAACCGGCACCTGGGACCCGCCGGCGTTATCAAGGAGCACGTCCTTGGAGGTCTGAAGCGCGGGAAAGAACCGGCGAATTCTGTCTGTGGTCAGCATGGTCACGGCCTCATCGAAACTCGCGAACGGCAATCGGAGAAGAAACAGAGAGTCAGAGTACTCGGGTGGGATGGGGATACAAGACGCAAGTGTCCGAGTCATCCGCCGCGCCCCGGGAATGGCCGGAATGGGGCGTCGTTTTCTGAGATCCGATCATGCCGTGAATGGCGGGGTGGCATTCCTGCACGCGTCGTCGCGCCCCGCGCGGAGCTTCAAAGCTCGCGGCGGGCGGTTCCGATCCAACGAAACCGCCCGCCGCTTCATTAACTCCCGAAGATCAGACCCAAGTCGCTACGGATAGACCAAGGCCGACTCGAACACGATGTAACCCACCTGTTCATTCACGTGGTTACGTTCCGTGTCCGCAATCTGGTCCTCGTCAATTGCAAGGCGCAACTGCGTGGTTGTCGTCGAGGTGGAACCATACGTATACGCCCAACCACCGTTGCCGCCGTCCATCGCTGCCATGGTGACCACCGCCACCGAAGGAACCGTCGCGAACGGGGTCCCGAAGGAATAGCTGTAGGGCGGGCTGTTCGTAATGCCCAAGACGGTGTCGGGGCCGAGGGCGGCCTCATAGGCCACGCCGCCGATCGTCCCGTGACCCGACTCGATCACGATGAAACCGATCGTCTCGTTGGCTCGCGCCACGATCGTGTCCTCGCAGACCGTCTTTCCGGTGTACAGCACGGTCGCTGTCGGCGGATTGGTCTGGGAATTCCCACGGCACCAGAACACCGACCATTCGGGATCGAGCACGCTCATCACTTGGCCGAGTATGACCGGGCTGGTGTAGCTCTGGCCGCAGGTCTGAGCCTGGCCGACCCAGCTGTTGTTCTCATCCGTGACGGTCGAGGTGTAGATCTGGGCCTCGATATTCACGCCATCGATGGTCCAGATTCCCTCTTCCACGACCAGGCAACTCACGCTCTCGGCCGATACCGCCCCGCCAGACGGATTCTGCAAACGAAGGTCGAAGCTGGTCGATGTCACGTTGCTGATTCGCGTGACGACCGGCGTCGAGTTGTTGCGGTAGTTGATCGAGCAGACGATCACCGGACTCGCGTAGGTGTTGGCCAGATTGACGGTCATCGGCGTGCCTCCAACCGTTACCGTTCCGGCCTCCAACTGAGCACCGACAGGGCCTTCGCAGGTGTCGGTTGACTCATTGCAGGTCTGACCCCCGGTGCAGGGATCGCCGGTGGACGAGCAATCGCTTAGCGCATCGCAATACTCGGAGCCGTCGCAGAACAGTCCGTTGTCCGGGCAGTTCGCGTCATTGGCCACATAGTCACAGGAGTCGGTGCCCTCGTTGCACACGTCGTCCGTGCAGCCTACCCCGTCGTCGCAGGTGACCGGTGATCCGGCCTGGCAGCCGAGTGTAACGTGGCAGGTTTCGACACCGTCGCAGTACTGGCCGTTATTGCACAGCGCGTCGTTGGGCGCGTGATCGCAGGAGTCCGTTCCTTCGTTGCAGGAATCATCCGTGCAGGACACGCCGTCGCTGCAATTGACCGGCGTGCCGGCCACGCAACTTCCGCCAGCGCAGTCCTCCGCGCCGTTGCAGTAGAGCCCGTCGTCGCAGTCGGCCGGGATGGTGCACTCCGGCCCGCCACTGGCATCGATGAGCAGATCATCAATGCACATATCGCCCTGGTAGCTGGAACCCGTGACGCCTCGGAATCGCAGACTTACCACGGATCCGGCGTAGGCGGACAGGTCCACGTTGGCTTGCTGCCACAGGCTGCCCTGGTCGCCGGACAGACTCCACAAGGTTGTCCAGGAGTTGCAATCTTCCGACGCCTCGAGCGAGAGCGTGCCCACGGCGCTGCCCAGCATGTGGTACCAGAACGACAAGCTGGCGCCAGTCGAGCCGGTCAGGTCTACGCAGGGACCGTCGAGGATCGCGATCATGGATGGGTAGTTCGGGCTGGAGGCTTCCACATACATGTACCAGCCCGATCCCGTGGTGTGGTCGCCCGAGGGGCCTGTTCCCGAGGAGGGCGTGCCGCCGGAGTTCCTCGTCCAGTCAATGTCGTCGCTGATCGTATTGGACCAATCGCCGAACCCGGCCTCGAAGTCTTCCGCGTCCGGGAAAGCCGCAACGCTGACCGGGCACTCGTTCACGCAGACGCCGCCGACGCACGAATCGATCGTGCAGTCGTTGCCGTCGTCGCAGGAAATCGGCGCGTTCTGGCAGACGTTGCCCACGCAGGCGTCAACCGTACAGGCGTCGCCGTCATCGCACTCGGGATCGCTCGTGCAGGGCATGCCACTGGCGTCGACGGCGATGTCGTCAATGGCGATGTCGCCCGTGTAGCTGCTTCCGCGCGTGCCGATGAAGCGCACCCGAATGGTGGAACCGGCGTAGGCGTCCAGGCTGATATTGGCCTGATACCAAGTGTTGCCCTGATTTCCGGACAAGCTCCAAACATTGGTCCAGTTCGTGCAATCATCGGAAACTTCGACGTCCAGCGCGCCGATCGTGGCGCCGTACATGTGATACCAGAAGGAGAAGTCCACCGTGCTCGTTCCAGTCAGATCGAGGCACGGCCCTTCCAGAATCGCGTAGTCTCCCAGTACGCGCGGGCTGGACGTCTCGATGTACATGTAGTAGCCGGATCCAGTGGTGTGATCTCCCGACGGCCCGGTGCTGGACGACGGCGTGCCTGCCGCGTCCCGTGTCCAGTCGAACACGTCGCCGCCCACATTGGACCAAGCCCCCTGGCTCGCATCGAAGTTCTCCGCGTACGGGAACGTCGAAACGGCGCCCGGGCATTCGTTCACGCAGACGTTGCCGACGCAATCGTCCACCGTGCAGGCGTTGCCGTCGTCGCAATCGGCCGGAACAGTGCACTCGACCGACTCGCAGGTGTCCGTCGCTTCATTGCACGACAGGCCCCCGCAGGGATCGCCCGTACTGTCACAGTCGTTGACCACATGACAGAATTCTGTGCCGTTGCAGAACAGGCCGTCGTCCGGGCAATTGGCGTCGTTGGGAACATTGTCGCACGAATCCGTTCCCTCATTGCAGGAGTCATCCGTGCAGCCCACGCCGTCATCGCAATCCACCGCCGTGCCGGGCTGGCAATCCAACGACACACTACACACTTCTGCTCCGTTGCAGAATAGGCCGTCGTCACAGAGCCCATGGTTTGGCGCGTGATCGCAGGAGTCGGTGCCTTCGTTACACGAGTCGTCGGTGCAACCGACGGCATCGTCGCAATTCACGGGCGTTCCGGCCTGACAATCGAGCGTTGCGCTGCAAGTCTCCGTGCCATTGCAGTACAGTCCGTCGTTGCAGTTGGCGTCGTTCGGCGTATTGTCGCACGAGTCGGTGGCCTCGTTGCACGAATCGTCCGTGCACGCGACGCCGTCACTGCAATCGACGGGCGTACCCGCCTGGCAGACGGCGCCCGAGCAGGTCTCTACTCCGTTGCAATAGAGTCCGTCATCGCAGTCCGGGTCGGTGCTGCATTCCGTGCACACGTCGTTCAACTCGTCACAAGTCTGCCCCGGGCACGGGTCGCCACCCGCCTGACATCCGAGGGTGGCATTGCACGTTTCCGCCCCGTTGCAGAATTGCCCGTCGTCGCAGTTGGCATCGTTTGGCGAATAGTCACACGAATCCGTGGCTTCATTGCAGGAGTCGTTCGTACAGGCGACGCCGTCGTTGCAGCTCACCGGCGTACCGGTCTGGCAACCAAGCGTAGCGTGACACGTCTCGATACCGTCGCAGTACTGGCCGTCGTCGCACAGACCGTCGTTGGGCACGTTGTCACAAGAATCCGTTCCCTCATTGCAGGAGTCATTCGTGCAGGAAACGCCGTCGTCGCAATCGACCGGTGTACCGGCGACGCAGCTTCCGCCGATGCAATCCTCCGCACCGTTGCAGAACAGGCCGTCGTCGCAATCCGCAGGCACGACACACTGTGGTCCACCCCCGGCCGCCCAAATCTCGATGTCATCGATGTTCCAACCGCAATAGAACCAAGATCCATCGGTCGTTCCCATCGTCCAGCGGATGTAGACCGTAGGCTGATTGTCGGCGATGGAGGAGATGTCGAATTCCTGTTGCGTCCAGGAACTATCCGCGATCTCAGCCGTATTCTCCCAGATCGTTGTCCAAGAACTGCCGTTCGTACTGACGCGGACGTAGGCGTGGTCGTACGTGGGTTGCTCGACACCCAGCCACCGCTCGAAGCGAAGCGTCACACCGGAAAGACCGGTGCAATTGATCGCCGTCGTGGTCAGATGCGTTTCAGGAAGGTTGGCCCCGTAGTCGCCGCTCAGGTTGTACCCGAGGACGTTAGATCCAGTAGCGCCGCTGGTGGGATCGGGACCGCCGTGCTCTCCCCCGCCGCCGGTCGGCTGGCCGTACGCCCATTGCCCTTGCATCGTCCAGCCGGGATTCGTATTGAGATTCCATTCGTAAACCAGCGACACGCAGGAATCGGTAGCCTCATCACATGGATCGCCCCCGCACGGTGGCGTGCCCTGGAAACAGGACCCTCCGGAGCAGGTTTCGGCGCCATTGCACCAGAGACCGTCATCACAATCGGGATCGCCCATGCAGGGCGCCAGCAGATTCAGCGAGTTGATCACGTCGATTCGGCCGTAGCCGTAGGCGCGATCGAATCCGGGCGTACCCATATCAATGGCCCCGTCCCGAATCACCTGGCGAACCTCCGCCGGTGTGAGCGTGGGGTCCGCGCTGAGGATCAGCGCGGCAAGGCCGGCGACGTGCGGTGAGGCCATGCTTGTTCCGGATTGGCCGACGATCGACCCTCCTCCGGCCGCATTGCTGGCCGACCAGATGTTCAGACCCGGCGCCGTCACGTCGAGATAGTCACTCTCGTTGCTGAAGCACCCGACCTCGTCCGTCTGTGGGGACACATCTGTGCAGATGCCCCAACTCCAGGTGGACGTAGAATCTTCACAGGTGGGATAATCAGCTTTCCAAGTCGCGCCGACGGCGATGACGTCGACGCCGCATGCCGGGGAACCCATGGAATTGCTGTTGTTCTCATTCCCCGAGGCCGCGACGGCGACAACACCATTTGCGACGGCGTTGTTGGCGGCGACGGCCCAGCTGTGTGTGCAGGGTCCGGTGTAATTGCCAGTGCCGATGCTCATGTTGATGACATCAGCCCGACCACCTGAAGGTGACTGATCGGCACAGTAGTTGATGCCGGCAATAATGTCGCTGTCGAATCCACCGCCCGAGGCGTTGAGCACCTTGGCGCCGATCAGCGTGGCGGCCGGGGCCATTCCCTGAAACGCCTGCGAGCCCGCACCGCACCCGAAGTCCACGCTCAGCCCCGTCCCTCCGGCTGCAATGCCCGAAACGTGGGACCCGTGTCCATTGTCGTCCTCCGGGTTGGAATCGTCGTTATAAAAGTCGTAACCGGCGGCTGTGTCGATCCGGGTCGAATACATGACATGATCCGAATCGATACCGGTGTCCACAATGCAGATGCGAATGCCTGCGCCGTCAGCAGTAAGTCCGGCGGCACTGATCTGACTCTGAAGACCGCGGACAAGGGGTACCGAGTCATGCAGTCGAATCGCATTCGGGTGATACTGGTCCAGCTCGACCTTCGTTACGCCGGGAAGTTGTTTCAGCGCCTCAATCTGGTCCGCTGGCAGGTCGCGGATGTTCACGACGTTGGGAAGTACGGCGCTGTACTCATACTTGACGCGAGCCTGCTTCAGTGCGGCGAATTGCCGTACTTCCGCCTTGACGTCGGCACCGCGCGCCTGGATGCGTTCGGTGTACACGAGCACACTCACCCGGCCCTTTGCTCGGGCCCGAACGATTTCGTGGTCCGCGGCTTCGTCCATCATCCGGGCTTCGATCTCCTGATCGGTGAGCGGCTCCGCGAATCGGTCGGCATCCGGAGTGAATCCCCAGATCGGCGTGACGCGCTTCGAAGCGGCCTCTTGCGCCTTGCGGGCATCTTCCGCATTGGCCGCGGACCCCGCCCACGCAAAGCTTGTCGCCATTGCGACTGCACTTAACGAGTAAATGAGATGTTTCCCGAACAACATGAAGTGACCTCCCTACGTCTTCCTGCCATACCTCACCGCGACGCCACGATGATCGCATGGCTTGATTTGCCGGTTCAGAATCGCAGGATGATGGCCCCCAAAGCCAAGGCGCGCCGTCGGCAACGAGTTGCTCCGGGCATCCCATCCCGCGGAATTGGTTTTGGCGAGTCGTTCCGGGGCCGAACCGTTGCAGTATCGGAACCGTCCTGTGCTCCGGCTGAGTTTTCCAACCCCCACGCAGCTATCAATTCACGAGTCGCCGCGCCAAGGCTAGCCGAACTCTTGACGAATCGTCAAGGATTTTTCTCGGATACATGACAATGGTCTGGATCAATGTGGCCGCGCTCTGTGGTCCCATTCACGAAGTCCGAGTGGCGTCAAGAGGTACACGGGGCACCCTTGCCACTCGTTGAGGACACTCGATGGGGCGCAGCGTGCGTCGCGCCAAGCTTGACCCGAGCGCCGAGGACGGGAGCGGTCTCGTTGCCGATTGGCCGGGACTCTATCGTCTCTGCCGGGACGCGATTCGCTCCGGCCGATGCGGCGGACTATTCAAGATCCATGTCGTACCGAGAACTGCGTTCGCAAGCGTCAGGCAAGGAGTGTCTCGCCGGACGGGAGTAGGCTCCAATGGATTCTGGAGTTGACGAGATTTTCGGGGGGAGCCTATCGCCCGCGGCTGCGACGGGCACGCAAGGAGGAGGCATCCTCGACGCCCTTTTCCTCCGAGAGCGCAGTCCTGTGCGTAGCTTGCGACACCGCTTACCGCTTCTGAAGCGCACTGCAGCGATCAGTCGATCTCCGCCTCGACGCGAATCGTAGCCCCAGTCGAATCATTTCCGGCGGCCCACTTTGGTGGAAACCGGTCCTCGAATGCGTTCCCGCTCCGGCGTTTTTCCGGAACGGGCAGCCGATGGAAAAACGGATGTGTAATGATGGCGCGGGCGCCGGTGTCGTTGGCGCCGCGGTTGTCAGAACGCATGACGCATGCCTCCGCCGCGCCGCTCAAAGAACGCAATGCGCGCATTAGGATCAGTCCAGGCACCAAGCCGTAGCCTCCGGGCCGGCGGCTATTGAACGACCTGCCAACGAGAAGAAAACGTGCGATCCTCCGGACGGCCATATGCGCCCAGGAGCGACCTTTCTAATGTTGCGTTCACTTGGTCGAGCGCAACGGTCTCAATCTCGTGCGATTCCGCGATTCCCCCAGCACCTGTAGCAGCTTACGGGCGACCCGCCGGAGCCATGAATGGAAACGGCTTCAAGCTGAACGTGTTCACGATCTGGCGGATCTCCGAGGCTTCGCAATTCATGGACTCAGCGTCGCCATCAACGGCGGCGTTGGACACAACGCCGGTGACGGAGGCGTCGGTGCGTGAATCGAAGTCGGCGCCTGCGGATAGGCGTACGGATAGAACTCCTTGCCTGATCCCACGCTGAACGCGTTCACCACACGCAGAACGTCCGGACCGATGACCACGCGGTCCGTGGGTTCGGGGTTTACGTCGCACCACGTGAAGTGCGGCGCGGTCGGAGCCGCGGATACCGCCTGCAACGTGGCCGAGATGTCGAACCCGCTCACATTCCGATTTGTGGGCGTCCAGGAATTTGCCGGTGTAGGCGGCGTGGTCGAGCCGTCACCGCCGGCCGAGAACGAGCCGACCACGTCCGCCCAGAAGCGGGCGTTGGACGCCGTCGGACGGGCCGCGGTGTAGACCTTCAGGGCTCCCGAGAAGTTCACGCCGTCTGTTGTGGCGGTGACCTCATAGGCACGTCCCAAACCTGAAGCGGCGTCATCGCCGGGGGCGATCATACATCCGCCGACGTGCACGACGGGCAGCGCGCTCCAGTCGTGGAGGATCGGGGACGTGTCCAAGACCACGAAGGTGATGCCCTGGCCGGCCACAGACGGCGGCGTAGTGCGCGGCGTGCTGATGTAGTAGGACGTCCCCGACCCGACGTCGGTCAGTCGGTACGCTGTGGCCGTGTGCGCGGCGTCCGGTGCGAACGAGACGTAGCGCTGTTTGGGAGCGCCGTGAGGATATGTCGTAACGGGCAGGGGAGCCGTGATGTCGTATCCGTCCGGCACGCCGTTGCCGTTGGTATCGATGCTATCATCGAAGCCGGGGCACTGATCGCAGTCGTCCGGCACCGTATCGGCGTCGGCGTCCGGTTCGCATTCATTCGGAATGCCATCACCGTTGCAATCGCCCGCCTGAAGGACCAACAGGGAGTCGATGCCGATGTAGTTCGAATTGGCGCCGTTGGGGCCGCCGCCCGTGACGTAGTATCGGAACGCGATTCTCCCGACGACCGGAGATCGTCTGGCCGTTGTACGTGCCCCCGTCCACCAGCAGCGCGAAGCCGTGATTGGGCACACCGGAATTTGTGTGCACGCCGCCCTGGTCGCTCTCGGCGCACCAGTACTGCGCCGTATCGGAGACCTTGCCGGGGTGCCCCTTGCAGTTCGGATTCCACAGGTCCCGATAGACCCCGCCCGCGCCATCCTCGGGGGTAAAGCCACCGCACGGAATTCGCCGTGCCTGTCTGGAGAGTGATCGTGGCCGATACGCCCGGGAGCTCGGCCTCGATGTCCGCGCCGGCGCTTTGGCGGATGATGACGCTTGGGATCGCCAACGGGCCCGTACCCGACATGGTGAAGATGCTGTCGTCCGTATTGGCAACGATCACGTCGACGGCGCCGGCCGCCGCCGCATTCAGGACTTTCTGAGTAAACGCACACGTGCCGCGATCGATGAGGGCGATGTTGCCGGCCGTGAACCCGATCAGTGACTCA contains:
- a CDS encoding aminotransferase class V-fold PLP-dependent enzyme — encoded protein: MLTTDRIRRFFPALQTSKDVLLDNAGGSQVPVQVADAVRNYMLTTYTQVGADYEISRRSTETVERAHAFVELFMNVQGKGKVAFGSSTTVLCAMLADCYANAGAGVRNEIIVAETAHEANAGPWYRLAERGFRVLPWRFEDEDQRLTPESLAALLSDRTRIVAFPHASNLLGRIEDAAAFIRLAHNAGARVVIDAVAYAPHRAMDVSGLRADWYVYSTYKVFGPHMAAMYGSHEAFADVDGPNHFFIPHDAVPYKFEPGGPSHEGCAGILALWPYLAAMAGADPDRLPYRRAIDAAYAHITDLEAALLERVVAFLRTKPAVRFVGPASTGKERVSTISFVHRSRRSEEVAKAANAQGLGIRYGHFYAFRLCKALVETGVLHDVEDGVVRISMLHYNSMEEVDRLIECLDRLL
- a CDS encoding S8 family serine peptidase, with product MATSFAWAGSAANAEDARKAQEAASKRVTPIWGFTPDADRFAEPLTDQEIEARMMDEAADHEIVRARAKGRVSVLVYTERIQARGADVKAEVRQFAALKQARVKYEYSAVLPNVVNIRDLPADQIEALKQLPGVTKVELDQYHPNAIRLHDSVPLVRGLQSQISAAGLTADGAGIRICIVDTGIDSDHVMYSTRIDTAAGYDFYNDDSNPEDDNGHGSHVSGIAAGGTGLSVDFGCGAGSQAFQGMAPAATLIGAKVLNASGGGFDSDIIAGINYCADQSPSGGRADVINMSIGTGNYTGPCTHSWAVAANNAVANGVVAVAASGNENNSNSMGSPACGVDVIAVGATWKADYPTCEDSTSTWSWGICTDVSPQTDEVGCFSNESDYLDVTAPGLNIWSASNAAGGGSIVGQSGTSMASPHVAGLAALILSADPTLTPAEVRQVIRDGAIDMGTPGFDRAYGYGRIDVINSLNLLAPCMGDPDCDDGLWCNGAETCSGGSCFQGTPPCGGDPCDEATDSCVSLVYEWNLNTNPGWTMQGQWAYGQPTGGGGEHGGPDPTSGATGSNVLGYNLSGDYGANLPETHLTTTAINCTGLSGVTLRFERWLGVEQPTYDHAYVRVSTNGSSWTTIWENTAEIADSSWTQQEFDISSIADNQPTVYIRWTMGTTDGSWFYCGWNIDDIEIWAAGGGPQCVVPADCDDGLFCNGAEDCIGGSCVAGTPVDCDDGVSCTNDSCNEGTDSCDNVPNDGLCDDGQYCDGIETCHATLGCQTGTPVSCNDGVACTNDSCNEATDSCDYSPNDANCDDGQFCNGAETCNATLGCQAGGDPCPGQTCDELNDVCTECSTDPDCDDGLYCNGVETCSGAVCQAGTPVDCSDGVACTDDSCNEATDSCDNTPNDANCNDGLYCNGTETCSATLDCQAGTPVNCDDAVGCTDDSCNEGTDSCDHAPNHGLCDDGLFCNGAEVCSVSLDCQPGTAVDCDDGVGCTDDSCNEGTDSCDNVPNDANCPDDGLFCNGTEFCHVVNDCDSTGDPCGGLSCNEATDTCESVECTVPADCDDGNACTVDDCVGNVCVNECPGAVSTFPYAENFDASQGAWSNVGGDVFDWTRDAAGTPSSSTGPSGDHTTGSGYYMYIETSSPRVLGDYAILEGPCLDLTGTSTVDFSFWYHMYGATIGALDVEVSDDCTNWTNVWSLSGNQGNTWYQANISLDAYAGSTIRVRFIGTRGSSYTGDIAIDDIAVDASGMPCTSDPECDDGDACTVDACVGNVCQNAPISCDDGNDCTIDSCVGGVCVNECPVSVAAFPDAEDFEAGFGDWSNTISDDIDWTRNSGGTPSSGTGPSGDHTTGSGWYMYVEASSPNYPSMIAILDGPCVDLTGSTGASLSFWYHMLGSAVGTLSLEASEDCNSWTTLWSLSGDQGSLWQQANVDLSAYAGSVVSLRFRGVTGSSYQGDMCIDDLLIDASGGPECTIPADCDDGLYCNGAEDCAGGSCVAGTPVNCSDGVSCTDDSCNEGTDSCDHAPNDALCNNGQYCDGVETCHVTLGCQAGSPVTCDDGVGCTDDVCNEGTDSCDYVANDANCPDNGLFCDGSEYCDALSDCSSTGDPCTGGQTCNESTDTCEGPVGAQLEAGTVTVGGTPMTVNLANTYASPVIVCSINYRNNSTPVVTRISNVTSTSFDLRLQNPSGGAVSAESVSCLVVEEGIWTIDGVNIEAQIYTSTVTDENNSWVGQAQTCGQSYTSPVILGQVMSVLDPEWSVFWCRGNSQTNPPTATVLYTGKTVCEDTIVARANETIGFIVIESGHGTIGGVAYEAALGPDTVLGITNSPPYSYSFGTPFATVPSVAVVTMAAMDGGNGGWAYTYGSTSTTTTQLRLAIDEDQIADTERNHVNEQVGYIVFESALVYP
- a CDS encoding M4 family metallopeptidase, which codes for MPIRTTASSPCRVRARWRSQASSSAKAPARTSRPSSRAYRPRSLSRQARRIPCGGFTPEDGAGGVYRDLWNPNCKGHPGKVSDTAQYWCAESDQGGVHTNSGVPNHGFALLVDGGTYNGQTISGRRENRVPILRHGRRPQRRQFELHRHRLPVGPSGGRLQR